The Impatiens glandulifera chromosome 8, dImpGla2.1, whole genome shotgun sequence genome includes a window with the following:
- the LOC124912615 gene encoding uncharacterized protein LOC124912615 isoform X1: MNQFQSIAYSSDYAKIEISKEMSPMVYIKSTEPCCYIRFSVSQSPCIIPQPFGLSNQILDEVPVGMIKTLGLSHWPSSKRRSELIGSYMMIGLFIQDSYGSYEPVGRAKERKGETSCKNIRFGKENRCETGIGTGD, from the exons ATGAATCAGTTTCAATCTATAGCATATTCTTCCGATTATGCCAAGattgaaatatctaaagaaaTGTCTCCGATGGTATATATAAAATCTACCGAACCTTGTTGCTATATAAGGTTTTCGGTCTCACAGTCTCCCTGCATCATTCCGCAGCCGTTTGGGCTTTCAAATCAG ATTTTAGATGAAGTCCCAGTGGGCATGATCAAGACTTTGGGTCTTTCACATTGGCCAAGTTCCAAAAGGAGATCAGAACTAATTGGGTCATACATGATGATCGGGTTGTTTATCCAG GATTCATATGGGTCATATGAACCTGTTGGACGAGCAAAAG AAAGAAAAGGAGAAACTTCATGCAAAAACATTAgatttggaaaagaaaatcGATGCGAAACAGGCATTGGAACTGGAGATTGA
- the LOC124912615 gene encoding uncharacterized protein LOC124912615 isoform X2 gives MNQFQSIAYSSDYAKIEISKEMSPMVYIKSTEPCCYIRFSVSQSPCIIPQPFGLSNQILDEVPVGMIKTLGLSHWPSSKRRSELIGSYMMIGLFIQDSYGSYEPVGRAKGFMLKKKRRNFMQKH, from the exons ATGAATCAGTTTCAATCTATAGCATATTCTTCCGATTATGCCAAGattgaaatatctaaagaaaTGTCTCCGATGGTATATATAAAATCTACCGAACCTTGTTGCTATATAAGGTTTTCGGTCTCACAGTCTCCCTGCATCATTCCGCAGCCGTTTGGGCTTTCAAATCAG ATTTTAGATGAAGTCCCAGTGGGCATGATCAAGACTTTGGGTCTTTCACATTGGCCAAGTTCCAAAAGGAGATCAGAACTAATTGGGTCATACATGATGATCGGGTTGTTTATCCAG GATTCATATGGGTCATATGAACCTGTTGGACGAGCAAAAGGTTTCATGCTTAA AAAGAAAAGGAGAAACTTCATGCAAAAACATTAg